A portion of the Streptomyces platensis genome contains these proteins:
- the glyA gene encoding serine hydroxymethyltransferase, with amino-acid sequence MSLLNSSLHELDPDVAAAVDAELHRQQSTLEMIASENFAPVAVMEAQGSVLTNKYAEGYPGRRYYGGCEHVDVVEQIAIDRIKALFGAEAANVQPHSGAQANAAAMFALIKPGDTILGLNLAHGGHLTHGMKINFSGKLYNVVPYHVDEKTNLVDMEEVERLAKEHRPKLIVAGWSAYPRQLDFAAFRRIADEVGAYLMVDMAHFAGLVAAGLHPSPVPHAHVVTTTTHKTLGGPRGGVILSTQELAKKINSAVFPGQQGGPLEHVIAAKAVSFKVAASDDFKERQQRTLDGARILAERLMQDDVKQHGVSVLSGGTDVHLVLVDLRDSELDGQQAEDLLHEVGITVNRNAIPNDPRPPMVTSGLRIGTPALATRGFQAEDFREVADIIAEALKPGYDADALKARVTALAGKFPLYPSL; translated from the coding sequence ATGTCGCTTCTCAACAGCTCCCTCCATGAGCTCGACCCCGACGTCGCCGCCGCCGTCGATGCCGAGCTCCACCGCCAGCAGTCCACCCTCGAAATGATCGCGTCGGAGAACTTCGCCCCCGTCGCCGTCATGGAGGCCCAGGGCTCCGTCCTCACCAACAAGTACGCCGAGGGCTACCCCGGCCGCCGCTACTACGGCGGCTGTGAGCACGTCGACGTGGTCGAGCAGATCGCCATCGACCGCATCAAGGCGCTCTTCGGTGCCGAGGCCGCCAACGTGCAGCCGCACTCCGGTGCGCAGGCCAACGCCGCGGCCATGTTCGCGCTGATCAAGCCGGGCGACACCATCCTGGGTCTCAACCTCGCCCACGGCGGGCACCTGACCCACGGCATGAAGATCAACTTCAGCGGCAAGCTCTACAACGTGGTGCCCTACCACGTCGACGAGAAGACCAACCTGGTCGACATGGAAGAGGTCGAGCGCCTCGCCAAGGAGCACCGCCCCAAGCTGATCGTCGCCGGCTGGTCCGCCTACCCGCGTCAGCTCGACTTCGCCGCCTTCCGCCGCATCGCGGACGAGGTCGGCGCCTACCTCATGGTCGACATGGCGCACTTCGCCGGTCTGGTGGCGGCGGGCCTGCACCCCTCCCCCGTGCCGCACGCCCACGTGGTCACCACCACCACCCACAAGACCCTGGGCGGCCCCCGCGGCGGTGTGATCCTCTCCACCCAGGAGCTCGCCAAGAAGATCAACTCCGCGGTCTTCCCCGGTCAGCAGGGCGGTCCGCTGGAGCACGTGATCGCCGCCAAGGCCGTCTCCTTCAAGGTCGCCGCCTCCGACGACTTCAAGGAGCGCCAGCAGCGCACCCTGGACGGTGCCCGCATCCTGGCCGAGCGCCTGATGCAGGACGACGTCAAGCAGCACGGCGTCTCGGTCCTGTCCGGCGGCACCGATGTCCACCTCGTCCTGGTCGACCTGCGCGACTCCGAGCTGGACGGCCAGCAGGCCGAGGACCTCCTCCACGAGGTCGGCATCACGGTCAACCGCAATGCCATCCCGAACGACCCCCGCCCGCCGATGGTCACCTCCGGCCTGCGCATCGGCACCCCGGCCCTGGCCACCCGCGGCTTCCAGGCCGAGGACTTCCGCGAGGTCGCCGACATCATCGCCGAGGCCCTCAAGCCCGGCTACGACGCCGACGCCCTCAAGGCCCGGGTCACCGCGCTCGCGGGCAAGTTCCCGCTCTACCCGTCGCTGTGA
- the gcvH gene encoding glycine cleavage system protein GcvH: MSNPQQLRYSKEHEWLSGAEDGVSTVGITEHAANALGDVVYVQLPEVGATVAAGETCGELESTKSVSDLYSPVDGEIAEINEDVVNDPSLVNSAPFEGGWLFKVKISGEPGDLLSADEYAAFIQS, from the coding sequence ATGAGCAACCCCCAGCAGCTGCGCTACAGCAAGGAGCACGAGTGGCTGTCGGGCGCCGAGGACGGCGTCTCGACGGTCGGCATCACCGAGCACGCGGCCAACGCGCTCGGCGACGTCGTCTACGTGCAGCTCCCCGAGGTCGGTGCCACGGTCGCGGCGGGCGAGACCTGCGGTGAGCTGGAGTCGACCAAGTCGGTCAGCGACCTCTACTCGCCCGTCGACGGTGAGATCGCCGAGATCAACGAGGACGTCGTCAACGACCCCTCGCTGGTGAACTCCGCCCCGTTCGAGGGCGGTTGGCTGTTCAAGGTGAAGATCAGCGGCGAGCCGGGCGACCTGCTCTCGGCCGACGAGTACGCCGCCTTCATCCAGAGCTGA
- the gcvT gene encoding glycine cleavage system aminomethyltransferase GcvT, whose translation MTDAPRRTALDATHRGLGATMTDFAGWDMPLRYSSERDEHVAVRTRAGLFDLSHMGEITVTGPQAADLLDYALVGNIGGVKTGRARYTMICEDKGGILDDLIVYRLADQEYMVVANASNAQVVLDALSARAGGFDAAIRDDRDAYALLAVQGPESPGILKKLTDADLDGLKYYAGLPGTVAGVQALIARTGYTGEDGFELFVRPADAVALWEALTEAGKDAGLVPCGLSCRDTLRLEAGMPLYGHELTTATTPFDAGLGRVVKFEKTTNGGDFVGREALAEAAERAEARPPRKLVGLIARGRRVPRAGYPVVTADGTVIGEVTSGAPSPTLGKPIAIAYVDAAYATAGTEGVCVDIRGSHEPYEVTALPFYKRQK comes from the coding sequence ATGACTGATGCCCCCCGCCGTACCGCGCTGGACGCCACCCATCGCGGGCTCGGCGCGACCATGACCGACTTCGCCGGCTGGGACATGCCGCTGCGCTACAGCAGCGAGCGGGATGAGCATGTCGCCGTCCGTACCCGCGCCGGCCTCTTCGACCTCTCCCACATGGGCGAGATCACCGTCACCGGGCCGCAGGCCGCCGACCTGCTCGACTACGCGCTGGTCGGCAACATCGGCGGCGTGAAGACGGGCCGCGCCCGCTACACCATGATCTGTGAGGACAAGGGCGGCATCCTCGACGACCTGATCGTCTACCGCCTCGCCGACCAGGAGTACATGGTCGTCGCCAACGCCTCCAACGCCCAGGTGGTGCTGGACGCGCTGAGCGCGCGAGCGGGCGGCTTCGACGCCGCGATCCGCGACGACCGGGACGCCTACGCGCTGCTCGCGGTGCAGGGCCCGGAGTCCCCCGGCATCCTCAAGAAGCTGACGGACGCCGATCTGGACGGTCTCAAGTACTACGCCGGGCTGCCCGGCACGGTCGCCGGGGTGCAGGCGCTGATCGCCCGTACCGGCTACACCGGTGAGGACGGCTTCGAGCTGTTCGTCCGGCCGGCGGACGCGGTCGCCCTCTGGGAGGCGCTGACCGAGGCGGGCAAGGACGCCGGGCTGGTGCCCTGCGGGCTGTCCTGCCGGGACACCCTGCGCCTGGAGGCGGGCATGCCGCTCTACGGGCATGAGCTGACCACCGCGACGACGCCGTTCGACGCGGGTCTGGGCCGGGTCGTGAAGTTCGAGAAGACCACCAACGGCGGGGACTTCGTGGGCCGCGAGGCCCTGGCCGAGGCCGCCGAGCGTGCCGAGGCCCGGCCGCCGCGCAAGCTGGTCGGGCTGATCGCCCGGGGCCGCCGGGTGCCGCGGGCCGGGTACCCGGTCGTCACGGCCGACGGCACGGTCATCGGCGAGGTCACCTCCGGGGCCCCGTCCCCCACGCTCGGCAAGCCGATCGCCATCGCCTATGTCGACGCGGCCTACGCCACCGCGGGCACGGAGGGTGTCTGCGTGGACATCCGTGGAAGCCATGAGCCGTACGAGGTCACCGCGCTGCCGTTCTACAAGCGGCAGAAGTAA
- a CDS encoding AAA family ATPase codes for MSRTGRTRRAVIRPGRRTAVVDLRGERRPPGATELRFPAGDLVVVSGLPGSGKSTLMHRVVPPLDGHGAVVHRIDSQDVRERWEHGRLRRLPYGLYRPLVRAAHYLTLGRALRSGDSVVVHDCGTLAWVRRWIARAARRGGRGAHLVLLDVAPEVALSGQESRGRGVSGYAFARHRGAVGRLVGAAESARLPKGFCSAALLDRRSARALETVTFH; via the coding sequence ATGTCCCGCACCGGCCGTACGCGGCGGGCCGTCATCCGGCCCGGACGCCGCACCGCGGTCGTGGACCTGCGGGGCGAGCGGCGGCCGCCCGGCGCCACCGAGCTGCGGTTCCCGGCCGGCGACCTGGTGGTGGTCTCCGGGCTGCCGGGCAGCGGCAAGAGCACCCTGATGCACCGGGTCGTGCCGCCGCTGGACGGGCACGGCGCCGTCGTGCACCGCATCGATTCGCAGGACGTCCGTGAGCGCTGGGAGCACGGCAGGCTGCGCCGGCTGCCGTACGGGCTCTACCGCCCGCTGGTCCGGGCCGCCCACTACCTGACCCTGGGCCGTGCGCTGCGCTCCGGTGACAGCGTGGTGGTGCACGACTGCGGGACGCTGGCGTGGGTGCGCCGCTGGATCGCGCGCGCGGCGCGGCGCGGCGGCCGCGGGGCGCATCTGGTGCTACTCGATGTGGCGCCCGAGGTGGCGCTTTCCGGCCAGGAGTCACGGGGCCGCGGGGTGTCGGGGTACGCCTTCGCCCGGCACCGCGGGGCGGTGGGCCGGCTGGTCGGCGCCGCGGAATCGGCCCGGCTGCCCAAGGGCTTCTGCTCTGCCGCCCTCCTCGACCGGCGGTCGGCGAGAGCCCTGGAGACGGTCACCTTCCATTAG
- a CDS encoding enhanced serine sensitivity protein SseB, which translates to MTFPEQGIPQLAWPANELEEVLSASVGHPGAGGRIVEVLGRSRLWVPLPEGGGPESAGPGTRGLDLPTVELDGAHYVPVYSSEQEFLRVIGSHMSFTVAPAREFARGLPPQIGIAVNPDGTVGVPLPPPAVAELCRERRPGQPEFDGLPSGGRVRLFEPDWQDEPVDFLASAGLEFSGAGIVLSARRALASVEGDTPALFVGVQVAADALALHDGTARETVLSALGRALGAVPLPWPVQLVMLDLAQGDPVADWMLERVRPFYSRDHS; encoded by the coding sequence ATGACATTTCCGGAGCAGGGGATACCGCAGCTGGCATGGCCGGCGAACGAGCTCGAAGAGGTGCTGTCCGCGTCGGTCGGACACCCGGGCGCCGGCGGCCGGATCGTCGAGGTCCTCGGCCGTAGCCGGCTGTGGGTGCCGCTGCCCGAAGGCGGCGGTCCGGAGAGCGCGGGTCCCGGCACCCGCGGCCTCGATCTGCCCACCGTGGAGCTCGACGGGGCGCACTACGTCCCGGTCTACAGCTCCGAGCAGGAGTTCCTGCGGGTGATCGGCTCGCATATGTCCTTCACCGTCGCCCCGGCCCGGGAGTTCGCCCGCGGGCTGCCGCCGCAGATCGGCATCGCGGTCAATCCCGACGGCACGGTCGGCGTCCCGCTGCCGCCGCCCGCGGTGGCCGAACTGTGCCGGGAGCGGCGGCCGGGACAGCCGGAGTTCGACGGGCTGCCGAGCGGCGGCCGGGTACGGCTCTTCGAGCCGGACTGGCAGGACGAGCCGGTGGACTTCCTGGCCTCGGCCGGGCTGGAGTTCTCCGGCGCCGGAATTGTCCTGAGTGCCCGGCGTGCCCTGGCAAGCGTCGAGGGCGACACGCCCGCGCTGTTCGTCGGTGTTCAGGTCGCGGCGGATGCCCTCGCGCTGCACGACGGCACCGCCCGCGAGACGGTACTCTCAGCCCTCGGACGTGCGCTCGGCGCAGTACCGCTGCCCTGGCCCGTACAACTCGTCATGCTCGACCTCGCCCAGGGCGACCCGGTCGCCGACTGGATGCTGGAGCGCGTGCGGCCCTTCTACAGTCGTGACCACTCGTAA
- a CDS encoding enhanced serine sensitivity protein SseB C-terminal domain-containing protein — MSAGAHQGPAAAGQLEQLLQQVSPGRYDAYEALLHALAAGQVWMLLWQGRAGMPDAQYGNMEVEGLGYAPCVTSAPELAASGWNRDHEVVTGPEIAAALFPDRWGLWLNPHAPGGGVGIPWLDLRRIAGGLDRLPAGPLRISEPVIDIPQFYALLAQNAHRTPAVRSLRRAWVQPALGAPYLAIGLDLYDTGQQAVDSVRLMIQQSIGAVPDGLPVSTVAMNDEFDPVGMWMRASTRPFFDRDGYVQPQAPAPSYGYGYPRPY, encoded by the coding sequence GTGAGCGCGGGTGCGCATCAGGGGCCGGCGGCGGCCGGACAGCTGGAGCAGCTGCTTCAGCAGGTCTCGCCCGGCCGTTACGACGCCTATGAGGCGCTGCTGCACGCGCTCGCCGCGGGCCAGGTCTGGATGCTGCTCTGGCAGGGCCGGGCCGGTATGCCCGATGCGCAGTACGGAAACATGGAGGTCGAGGGCCTCGGCTATGCGCCGTGTGTGACCTCGGCGCCCGAGCTCGCCGCCTCCGGCTGGAACCGTGACCACGAGGTGGTCACCGGTCCCGAAATCGCCGCCGCGCTCTTCCCTGACCGCTGGGGCCTGTGGCTGAATCCGCATGCTCCCGGCGGCGGCGTCGGCATTCCCTGGCTGGATCTGCGTCGTATCGCCGGCGGCCTCGACCGGCTGCCCGCCGGGCCGCTGCGGATCTCGGAGCCGGTGATCGACATCCCGCAGTTCTACGCGCTGCTCGCCCAGAACGCGCACCGGACGCCCGCCGTCCGGTCGCTGCGCCGGGCCTGGGTGCAGCCCGCGCTGGGTGCCCCGTATCTGGCGATCGGTCTGGATCTGTACGACACCGGCCAACAAGCGGTGGATTCGGTGCGGTTGATGATCCAGCAGTCGATCGGTGCCGTTCCGGACGGTCTGCCCGTCTCCACGGTCGCGATGAACGACGAGTTCGACCCGGTCGGCATGTGGATGCGGGCCTCCACGCGCCCCTTCTTCGACCGTGACGGCTACGTCCAGCCGCAGGCTCCCGCGCCCTCGTACGGCTACGGCTACCCGCGTCCGTACTGA
- a CDS encoding ABC transporter permease — protein MTAPIETTGAAAEAQPEAVLKGVEQKRIEGRSLGQIAWLRFRRDKVAVAGAIVVILLIAVAALSRPIQSLLGLDPNNPNQSLIDPNTTLPKGDFGGMSGDHPLGVDPKFGRDLLARILEGSWVSLIVAFGATLLSVAIGTVLGVVAGFYRGRVDAFISRMMDVFLAFPLLLFAIAISASLQGGAFGLEGLPLHISVLIFVIGFFNWPYMGRIVRAQTLSLREREFVDAARGMGARGPFILFRELLPNLVGPIIVYSTLLIPSNILFEAALSFLGVGIQPPQASWGGMLNQAVKYYEVDPQYMIVPGLAIFVTVLAFNLLGDGLRDALDPRSR, from the coding sequence GTGACCGCACCGATCGAGACCACCGGAGCAGCTGCTGAGGCGCAGCCGGAAGCGGTGCTGAAAGGCGTGGAACAAAAGCGGATCGAGGGGCGTTCGCTCGGTCAGATCGCCTGGCTGCGCTTCCGGCGGGACAAGGTCGCGGTGGCCGGTGCCATCGTTGTCATCCTGCTCATCGCCGTAGCCGCGCTCTCCCGCCCGATCCAGTCGCTGCTGGGGCTGGACCCCAACAACCCCAACCAGTCGCTGATCGACCCCAACACCACGCTCCCCAAGGGCGACTTCGGCGGGATGAGCGGGGACCACCCGCTGGGCGTGGACCCGAAGTTCGGCCGCGATCTGCTCGCCCGGATCCTGGAGGGCTCCTGGGTGTCGCTGATCGTGGCGTTCGGCGCGACCCTGCTGTCGGTAGCCATCGGCACCGTCCTCGGGGTGGTCGCCGGCTTCTACCGCGGGCGGGTGGATGCCTTCATCAGCCGGATGATGGACGTCTTCCTGGCTTTCCCGCTGCTGCTGTTCGCCATCGCGATCTCCGCCTCGCTCCAGGGCGGCGCCTTCGGCCTGGAGGGTCTGCCGCTGCACATCTCGGTGCTGATCTTCGTGATCGGCTTCTTCAACTGGCCGTACATGGGGCGGATCGTGCGCGCGCAGACGCTGTCGCTGCGCGAGCGGGAGTTCGTGGACGCCGCCCGCGGCATGGGGGCACGCGGCCCGTTCATCCTCTTCCGGGAGCTGCTGCCCAACCTGGTGGGTCCGATCATCGTCTACTCGACGCTGCTGATCCCCTCCAACATCCTCTTCGAGGCGGCGCTGAGCTTCCTGGGCGTCGGTATCCAACCGCCCCAGGCGTCCTGGGGCGGCATGCTCAACCAGGCGGTCAAGTACTACGAGGTCGACCCTCAGTACATGATCGTCCCCGGCCTCGCGATCTTCGTCACCGTGCTGGCGTTCAACCTGCTCGGTGACGGTCTGAGGGACGCGCTGGATCCGCGCAGCCGCTGA
- a CDS encoding ABC transporter substrate-binding protein — protein sequence MRRSVPVAAVAAITSAGLLLAGCSGGKGSAEGSGEANAATKGIVNASDAKGGTVTYAISDAPESFDPGNTYYAFIYNFSRLYARPLTTFKPGPGPKGNELVPDLAESMGKPSDGGKTWTYKIRKGVKYDDGSTVTSQDVKYAVERSNFARDTLSLGPNYFQQFLKDNDGGYKGPYKDKSKAGLKSIETPDEQTVVFHLKKPFAEFDYLVSAPQTAPVPQAKDKGADYTKSVLSTGSYKFESYEEGKKLTLVRNPQWSAKTDPLRKQLPDKIVLNLKVAQSTIDKDLKSGNTLVDLAGRGVDGQTQAQLLTDPKEKANTDNTLGQRLVYTALNTKVKPFDNIECRKAVEYAIDKKAVQTSLGGPIRGELASTVLPTDIDGYQKYDLYPQKYDGDKLDLAEAKKHWDKCGAGKTTTTILARNDRQDEVDAATTVIDSLKKIGVTAKIQSYPTSKYFSDYAGVPKFNKKNNVGLIMMQWGSDFPTGYGYLQQILNGKAISQSGNTNLSELDDPEINKLLDSAIANTDKAAREKAYAEIDKKTMEQAAIVPLTYFKVLMYRSPKATNLVSTSAFSGQYDYLNIGVKK from the coding sequence ATGCGAAGGTCAGTTCCGGTCGCGGCTGTCGCGGCCATCACCAGTGCGGGCCTTTTGCTGGCCGGCTGTAGCGGGGGCAAGGGTTCCGCGGAGGGCTCGGGCGAGGCGAACGCCGCAACCAAGGGCATCGTCAACGCCTCGGACGCGAAGGGCGGCACGGTCACCTACGCGATCAGCGACGCCCCCGAGTCGTTCGACCCGGGCAACACGTACTACGCCTTCATCTACAACTTCAGCCGGCTCTACGCACGCCCGCTCACCACCTTCAAGCCGGGCCCCGGCCCCAAGGGCAACGAGCTGGTCCCGGACCTCGCCGAGTCGATGGGCAAGCCCAGCGACGGCGGCAAGACCTGGACGTACAAGATCCGCAAGGGCGTCAAGTACGACGACGGCTCCACGGTGACCTCGCAGGACGTCAAGTACGCCGTCGAGCGCAGCAACTTCGCGCGCGACACCCTCTCGCTGGGCCCGAACTACTTCCAGCAGTTCCTCAAGGACAACGACGGCGGCTACAAGGGTCCCTACAAGGACAAGAGCAAGGCCGGTCTGAAGTCCATCGAGACGCCGGACGAGCAGACGGTCGTCTTCCACCTGAAGAAGCCGTTCGCCGAGTTCGACTACCTGGTGAGCGCCCCGCAGACCGCTCCGGTCCCGCAGGCCAAGGACAAGGGCGCCGACTACACCAAGTCCGTGCTGTCCACCGGCTCGTACAAGTTCGAGAGCTACGAAGAGGGCAAGAAGCTCACCCTGGTCCGCAACCCGCAGTGGTCGGCGAAGACCGACCCGCTGCGCAAGCAGCTGCCGGACAAGATCGTCCTGAATCTGAAGGTCGCCCAGTCGACGATCGACAAGGACCTCAAGTCCGGTAACACCCTGGTGGACCTGGCCGGCCGCGGTGTCGACGGGCAGACCCAGGCGCAGCTCCTGACCGACCCCAAGGAGAAGGCCAACACCGACAACACGCTCGGTCAGCGGCTGGTCTACACGGCGCTCAACACCAAGGTGAAGCCGTTCGACAACATCGAGTGCCGTAAGGCCGTCGAGTACGCGATCGACAAGAAGGCCGTACAGACCTCGCTCGGCGGTCCGATACGCGGTGAGCTGGCCTCCACGGTCCTGCCGACCGACATCGACGGCTACCAGAAGTACGACCTGTACCCGCAGAAGTACGACGGCGACAAGCTGGATCTGGCCGAGGCCAAGAAGCACTGGGACAAGTGCGGCGCCGGCAAGACCACGACCACGATCCTGGCCCGCAACGACCGCCAGGACGAGGTCGACGCGGCCACCACGGTCATCGACTCGCTCAAGAAGATCGGTGTCACCGCCAAGATCCAGTCCTACCCGACCAGCAAGTACTTCTCGGACTACGCCGGTGTGCCGAAGTTCAACAAGAAGAACAACGTCGGTCTGATCATGATGCAGTGGGGCTCGGACTTCCCGACCGGCTACGGCTACCTCCAGCAGATCCTCAACGGCAAGGCGATCAGCCAGTCCGGTAACACCAACCTGTCGGAGCTGGACGACCCGGAGATCAACAAGCTGCTCGACAGCGCCATCGCCAACACCGACAAGGCGGCCCGCGAGAAGGCGTACGCCGAGATCGACAAGAAGACGATGGAGCAGGCGGCGATCGTTCCGCTCACCTACTTCAAGGTCCTGATGTACCGCTCGCCCAAGGCCACCAACCTGGTGTCCACCTCGGCCTTCAGCGGTCAGTACGACTACCTCAACATCGGCGTCAAGAAGTAG
- a CDS encoding ABC transporter permease has protein sequence MFSYIIRRLISAVVLLLIVSAVTFGIFFLLPKLAGQSTDQLAQQYIGKAPTPADIAAVKKNLGLDKPVYEQYWDFLKGIFVGVDYKFGPEAAQCHVPCFGYSFKTHIEVWPEIQSRLPVTLSLAAGAAVLWVVSGVATGVLSALRPGSLFDRMAMGVALAGVSLPMFFTGALALALFTYQWPIFERSDYIPLMEDPFLWARTLVLPWVTLAFLYSALYARLTRAGMLETLSEDYIRTARAKGLRERKVVVRHGLRAALTPIITVFGMDLGLLLGGALITEQVFSLKGVGAFAVEAINANDLPNILGVTLLAAFFIVMCNLVVDVLYAAVDPRVRLS, from the coding sequence GTGTTCTCGTACATCATCCGCAGGTTGATCAGCGCAGTGGTTCTGCTGCTGATCGTCAGCGCGGTCACCTTCGGCATCTTCTTCCTGCTGCCGAAGCTGGCCGGGCAGAGCACCGACCAGCTTGCCCAGCAGTACATCGGAAAGGCCCCCACGCCCGCGGACATCGCCGCGGTCAAGAAGAATCTCGGCCTGGACAAGCCCGTGTACGAGCAGTACTGGGACTTCCTCAAGGGCATTTTCGTCGGCGTCGACTACAAATTCGGTCCGGAAGCGGCCCAGTGCCATGTGCCGTGCTTCGGATACTCCTTCAAAACGCATATCGAGGTCTGGCCGGAGATCCAGTCCCGGCTCCCGGTGACCCTTTCGCTCGCCGCCGGTGCGGCCGTGCTGTGGGTCGTCTCCGGTGTCGCCACCGGTGTGCTCTCCGCGCTGCGCCCCGGCTCGCTCTTCGACCGGATGGCGATGGGTGTCGCGCTGGCCGGTGTCTCCCTCCCGATGTTCTTCACGGGAGCCCTGGCCCTGGCGCTGTTCACCTACCAGTGGCCGATCTTCGAACGCAGCGACTACATACCGCTGATGGAGGATCCGTTCCTCTGGGCCCGGACCCTGGTCCTGCCCTGGGTCACCCTGGCCTTCCTCTACTCCGCGCTCTACGCCCGGCTCACCAGGGCCGGGATGCTGGAGACGCTGAGCGAGGACTACATCCGTACCGCCCGCGCCAAGGGCCTGCGGGAGCGCAAGGTGGTCGTACGGCACGGTCTGCGGGCCGCGCTCACCCCGATCATCACGGTCTTCGGCATGGACCTGGGCCTGCTGCTCGGCGGTGCGCTGATCACCGAACAGGTCTTCTCGCTCAAGGGAGTCGGCGCCTTCGCCGTCGAGGCGATCAACGCCAACGACCTGCCGAACATCCTCGGCGTCACCTTGCTCGCCGCGTTCTTCATCGTCATGTGCAATCTGGTGGTGGACGTTCTGTACGCCGCCGTCGACCCGCGGGTGAGGCTCTCGTGA
- a CDS encoding ABC transporter ATP-binding protein, whose protein sequence is MTDSSEDKTETAAAGSAAATTTGKAPAPFLQVRDLKVHFRTDDGLVKSVDGLNFSLEKGKTLGIVGESGSGKSVTSLAVMGLHRASRQQRSKVDMSGEIWLDGKELVSADPDQVRRLRGREMAMIFQDPLSALHPFYSVGSQIVEAYRVHNDVDKKTARKRAIEMLDRVGIPQPDKRVDDHPHQFSGGMRQRAMIAMALVNNPELLIADEPTTALDVTVQAQILDLIRDLQKEFGSAVIIITHDLGVVAELADDLLVMYGGRCVERGPAEKVFYEPQHPYTWGLLGSMPRIDREQTDRLIPVKGSPPSLINVPSGCAFNPRCPYADVPKDNLTRTVRPELREAGSGGTPANGGVADGGGHFSACHMSQEERERIWTEEIAPKL, encoded by the coding sequence GTGACCGACTCCTCCGAGGACAAGACCGAGACCGCGGCGGCCGGGTCCGCCGCGGCCACCACCACCGGGAAGGCGCCGGCGCCGTTCCTCCAGGTGCGGGACCTCAAGGTGCACTTCCGCACCGACGACGGGCTGGTGAAGTCCGTCGACGGCCTGAACTTCAGCCTGGAGAAGGGCAAGACGCTCGGCATCGTCGGCGAGTCCGGCTCCGGCAAGTCCGTCACCTCGCTCGCCGTGATGGGCCTGCACCGCGCCTCGCGCCAGCAGCGCAGCAAGGTGGACATGTCCGGCGAGATCTGGCTGGACGGCAAGGAGCTGGTCTCCGCCGATCCGGACCAGGTGCGCCGGCTGCGTGGCCGCGAGATGGCGATGATCTTCCAGGATCCGCTGTCCGCGCTGCACCCCTTCTATTCGGTCGGCAGCCAGATCGTCGAGGCGTACCGCGTCCACAACGACGTGGACAAGAAGACCGCGCGCAAGCGGGCGATCGAGATGCTCGACCGGGTCGGCATCCCGCAGCCCGACAAGCGGGTCGACGATCATCCGCACCAGTTCTCCGGCGGTATGCGCCAGCGCGCCATGATCGCGATGGCGCTGGTGAACAACCCCGAGCTGCTGATCGCGGACGAGCCGACCACCGCACTGGACGTCACCGTCCAGGCGCAGATCCTGGACCTGATCCGCGATCTCCAGAAGGAGTTCGGCTCGGCGGTCATCATCATCACCCACGACCTCGGGGTGGTCGCCGAGCTCGCCGACGATCTGCTGGTGATGTACGGCGGACGGTGCGTCGAGCGTGGACCGGCCGAGAAGGTCTTCTACGAGCCCCAGCACCCCTACACCTGGGGTCTGCTCGGGTCCATGCCGCGTATCGACCGTGAGCAGACGGACCGGCTGATCCCGGTCAAGGGCTCGCCGCCCAGCCTGATCAACGTCCCGTCCGGCTGTGCCTTCAACCCCCGCTGCCCGTACGCGGATGTGCCCAAGGACAACCTCACCCGTACGGTCCGCCCCGAACTGCGCGAGGCCGGCAGTGGGGGCACCCCCGCCAATGGGGGCGTAGCCGACGGGGGAGGGCACTTCTCCGCCTGCCATATGTCGCAGGAGGAGCGGGAGCGTATCTGGACCGAAGAGATTGCGCCGAAGCTGTGA